Genomic DNA from Aphanothece sacrum FPU1:
ATGGTTCCCACTAGTTCAATATCTTCAAAAGGTTTAGCAATGTAGGCATCTGCTCCCTGTTTCATGCCCCAATAACGATCAAATTCTTCCCCTTTAGAAGAACACATAACAACGGGGACATTTTGCGTTTTTGGGTCAGATTTGAGACGACGACACACTTCATAACCATTTATTCCAGGCATGACAATATCTAAGACAATGAGGTCGGGACTCCCTTTTTGAAGGCTTTCTAGGGCCTCAAACCCATCATTAGCAACAATTACGCGCCATCCATTTTTTTTGAGGATACGTGAAATCATTGCTTGTTGCGCTGGACTGTCTTCTACCAATAAAACGGCTCTCATAACTATTTCCTTAGAGGGTTTTAATAAAATATAAGTTTGAGCTACGCAGCACTTAATAGACTAGGGGTAGTTATAATCATAGGATATCGATATTTAATAGGACTTAGTTTAGGCATTTTGACTACAACTCAATACTTCAAGGTATATATTTAATTTGCCCAAATTTGAAGGTAAAACAACACAGTCCCGCAGAAAAATTTTTCAGTTGTTCTCTTGCTCCCTTTTCTTACCTCTTGCCCCCGAAATACTGCATTATGCCTCTTTCAAGGCTTTCCATATTTTTCTAAGAGCAGGAGTAACTCTTGTTCGCCAAAGGGTTTGGTTAAATAATCTGTAGATCCTACCATTCTTGCTCTAATGCGATCAGTAAATCCCTCTTTCCCTGTCAGCATTATTATCGGTGTATGTCGAAAAGTACTCGAATGCCTCAACATGGTGCAAATTTCGTAACCATCTAATTTTGGCATAGCAATGTCACACAAAATTACATCGGGTTTAAGTTCAAACACTTGACTTAAGGCTTGCAGGGGATCACTGATGATAGAACTACGATAATTGTTATGAGTTAGGATGGATTCGACTTTTTTGCCGATGGTGAGATCGTCATCAATACAGACAATATGAGGGGTTTGTCTGGTTTGAGTCCATTCCCAGGTAGATGTACTTCCTAAAGGCCTATCATCAGAGTTTTCCCCTAAATGTAGCCATCCCCGTTCCACATAAGGATAAATACCTTTAGCTAAGGGAACTAAATCTCGTTGTAGATAGCGTGAGATTTGACGTAGAGAGGTTTTTTTCTTGGCCCAACCTGATAATTGTTCATAAGCTTTTTCGGGTAAGGCTTTTTGCAGTTTTACTCCATCAGTGATCACTAAATATTGGTTGGAACTCTGAATATGAGGATGTAACTGTTTCCACTGTCGTACCTCTTTCATTATCTGAGTTACCAGGGGAGAAATTTCTAGATTAGTTAACAGAGGATCGAAGGCCATACCCATCTCAAAAATAAAAGCACCTTGAGATAAACTCAACACATCAAATAATGTTTCATGTACCATTGAATGAATGAGGTTACGACCCTGATCAGGGGTCAATAAATTGCTTTCTATTAATTGCCACAGATAAGCATATTCAAGATCATTATTGGTTTCGAGAGTAGAATTCCCTAATTTATTTAAAGGTATCTCTGCTCTATAGCGATAGAGATAATCCCGTAAACGACTACCCTGATGACTACTACCCTCGACAGTATAGACGATTTGACCATTGACAAAGAAAATTAACCAAAACTCTCCCGAACTCCCAGAAGCAATAGGAGTAACCGAGTTTCCGCCAGAAGTTTGATCCCCTTGAATATACTCTAAGGGAGAGGTTCCATAAGCTTCTACTAATAGTTCCCCTGTGCGCTGTCCGAGTTCAATCAGTTGCAGGATACTACGAAGATCTATTTCATTTAGGGTTCCCTGCATAATCGGTTAAGCCATTGTTTAAAAATTATTTGCAATTTTTGTTGATTATCTCAGTTAATCTGGAATTCAAGAGGAATAGAGGGTTTTTCTCACATCATACCAAATTCCTAGGGAAAACTCCCTTTAACTCAGGCAAAATTCTCGGTTAGATACAACAAGGATGATGGAGATCGCTATAATTACTGCTAGGATCAAAAAAGATAAATATTAGGGTAAAAGGTTGAGAATGACTTGCTTAATCGCTTTGGCTTTTTCATGGCATCCCAAGGAATCTCTCTATTTTGTCAAATCCAAATCCATAAAATTTGAAATTAAGTGAAATTTGCTCAATTTTTATGAATCCTTTCTTTAGGATTTACTATTATGTCAAAATGATTAATCAAGGCGATGAGACTAGGAAATTAATTTTACTATCACAGGCAACAGCAATATCGAGAGGATTGTAGTTCGTGCTATACCTTGCAGAAGTAAAAAAGCAGACTAGAGCATTTATGAGTAGCTCTCGCACAGAAATCAAACTGTTGGCTTGTCAACACAATGATCAAACGTGGAGTGCTGTCCCAGGAGAGGAAATAGTATCTCTTGAAGAGCTTGACCAACTTGGGGAAGGGGCTTTACTCATGCTCAACTTGGGCAATAATCGACAAATTCAAGGCCGGCCTGAATTGGCTGGCCCTGAATTAGTTCGTCAATTACAAAAATTATCCCGTCTTTCGGAAAAATTAAAGGATCAACAAGAAGAAATTGAACAATGGAAACAATCTCTGACTATCCAAAGTCAGGAGTTGAGCCGTCGAGAAATGGAAATGGAGGCACGCTTTGAACAGTTAGAAGATGTAGAAAAAGATCTAGCCCAAATTGAACGTCGTCGTCAAGAGGCTAACTTGCCTTGGGATAAAATCCAACAAACTCAGCAAGGTGTTCAAGCTTTTCAATCTCGTTTTGGCACAATGCTCAATTTGGCTCCAGAACAGGAGCAAAAACTCGAACAGTTGATGAACCGTTTAGCTGACAGTGGCCAAGGAACAGATGCTTTGGATCAACCCCTAAAACTGACTTTAGAAGCAATTGAGACTCAGCAGCAAATTCTCAATGGGTTTTGGCGACAACTTGAAACTCTCAAAACTCAAGTAGGCCAACAGCAACAACAATTGGCCCATCAAGGAGAACGGCTAAACCAACGTCTTGAGGAATTAGAAGGGACTCGTATTTCTTTAGAACAGTCTAAAATTCAATTTGCCCTAGAACAACATATCCTCAATCATAAGCAGGAACTCCTCGGAAAAATTACCCTAGATTTACAAACTAATCAAGATCTACAAGATACTTTAGAACAGATAACCAGTGGCACAGGAGACGTTCAAGTAGATTTGAAAGTGGATTTAGTGGCTTTGGAGAATATGCCTTTAAGGGAGTTAGAAACTATTATTAATAGTCTGCAAGCGGAGTTAGATAAATTAGTCCAATTTGTCAATGATCAAGAAGAAGAATTAACTGTACAATGTGAAGCGGTTCAAGCCTTAAAAGAAAACTTGGCTAAGGCCGGGGCCTATGATCGGATTACTATTGAAAATGAATTAACTGAAGAACAAGAAAGGAAAGAGTTTTTGGATGAAACTTTAGTCGGTCAACGCCGTAATCTTAAGGAACGGCAAGGAATTCTTTGGGAACACTTACGAGTTTTACGTCGCCGTCAAGGGGTGATAGATTTTGATGGCGGTTCTTCTACGGTTAATGTAGAGCCTGTTTTACTTCAGTTACAGGAAATGCAAGATAATACGAAGCAAGAGCGTCAAAAATTAGAATCAGAAATTCAGCCCTTAAAAGAGAGTCTTCAGCAAATTCAACGGATGATTAATCAGCTTGATGACGAACAAAATCGTAAAACTCAACAACTCAAAACTGAACAAGAAAATTGGCAACAGGCTCAAATTAAGGTTGCTCAAATGCAAATGAGTCTAGGTCTCTATGAGGAAGCTTTACAACCTTTACAAAATCAATTAGATGACATGAAACATCATTTAGGTATCTTAGCTCAATGGCTCAATCCTTAAATTATGAATTATGAATTATGAATTATGAATTATAAATTATGAATTATGAATTATAAATTATGAATTATGAATTATGAATTATGAATTATGACGTTTTAAAATGAGAACAGACACAAAAAAAATGTAGGGACACGACATTAGAAATTAAATAATTGAACCATAATTTTCCTGTCGTCGTGTCCCCTTCCAAATGTATCATGATTGGTTAATGCCATGCCCCTACATTATTCAATTCAATTTGATTATTGAATTCATAATTTATAATTTATAATTCATAATTCATAATTCATAATTCATAATTCATAATTCATAATTCATAATTCATAATTTAGACCCACCATACCTAAAATTAACCACAGTAGAAAACATAGGCGAGTCAATTGTAAAGCTTGCTCAATAGTTTTTATTGTAATGGGATATTGAGGATTTCCCAGTAACGGTTTTTGTTTAATAATCCCTTGATAAGTATTAATACCTCCTAATTGAACTCCCAAAATAGCAGCATAAACACACTCACTCCAACCAGAATTAGGGCTAGGATCTTGAGGAGCATCTCGACGACAAATTGATAAAATAGATCGGGGTCGTCCTGACATTAATGCTAAAGTTAGAACCGTAAGACGACAGGGAAACCAAGTCAAAAAGTCTTCGCATTTGGCACTAAACCATCCCAAATCTGTAAAAGGTTCTTTATAATATCCAATGGTCGAATCTAGGGTACTGGCTGCTTTATAAGCCAAAGCTAACGGTACACTCCCTACTGGCGGAAAAAATGCACCCGCGATCGCATAAAATAAAGGGGCTGTTACCCCATCCGTTGCATTTTCTGACACCGTTTCTAACACCGCTCGCAATATTTCTGTTTCCGAGAGATTTTCTGTATCCCTTCCCACATATTGACTTAATTTAATCTTAGCTTGGTCAATATTTCCCTTTATTAAGGGTTCTAGAACATCTTGAGCAGCTAAGCGTAAACTTTTAAGGGCAAAACAACTAGCCAAGAGGATAGTTTGGGTACCAATACCTAAAATCAGGTGAAAATTCCGGGCTACTTCAACGATTCCCCATCCCACTATTCCACTGCCAATAATTAACCCTAACCCTAGCACAATTCCCGCCCAACGACGTTGCCATTTTCCCTGACAGGTAGATAAAATAAACTGGCTAGATCTAGAGATAACCCAACCCATCACCTGTACAGGGTGTAACCAGCCCCAAGGATCACCAATTATATAGTCAAGAATCGCAGCCAGAGCTAAAATGATTGGGGTAACAATCGTGTTCACACTGCCTCTATTCTCTTGAGAGATTTATTGCTAACTCCCTGACTCAAGAGTTGTAATATTTTCCACATTTTCTTCCCAATGTACCCCATCAAAGGGGATAATTTTAAACTTTGATAACAGATCACCATCTAAACAACGAATATTAACATCAATCCAATCAGGATGGGAACGAGGATGATAAAAAGAATGAATACCACAGACAGAACAAAAAGTATGTTTAGCTATTTTGGTATTAAACGTATAAGTCGTCAACTGATCAGATCCCTGAAGTAAGGTAAATTGTTCCGGCCGAACCAGCAAATGTAAAAACCCTTTTTTTCCGCAAATTGAGCAGTTACAATCCAGGGCTTCATAAATATTAACCTCCAGGCGAAAGCGCACTGCACCGCAATGACAGCCCCCTTCATATGTAATACATTGTTGCATCATTGTCAATAAAATTATCTCCTTAAACAACAAAACTTGTTGCTTCTCCAAGAGAGGCTTGCCAACTGCGAGCATCATAATAAAGATCAGCCAGAGTAATCTTATAAAGAGCTTCTTTTAGTTTCTCATGAAGTCGCTTCCATAAACTAAATGTAACCCAATCTGAGCCTTGATCCCTATTAGGATGATAGTAAGGTAAAGGTTCAATAGTTTCTCCCACTGCCTCCAGAATTTGCCCTAAAGAAATTTGACTAGGTTGACGGGCTAATTGATAGCCTCCTTGGGAACCCCGCAGAGAGTTTACTAACCCAAAGCGACGCATTTCAATCAGTAATTTTTCTAAGTAAGGGGCGGGTAAATCTTGTCGCCTTGCGATCGCTTTTACTGAAGTTGGACCATAGTTAGGCTGTAAACTCAGATCTAGTAAGGCTTTAACACTATAATGACTACGAGTTGTTAACTTCATTTCCTTTATTTTTGAGCCAATTTGTGACAAAAGATTGAGAACTGTTCACAAGTCTCTAGTTAAATTTATAATACTCCCTTCCCTAGTTAAAGCAGAAAATTCAAACATTTGTAAATTCTCTGACCATTCTTTTCTAAAGATCGAGAACAATGAATTAAGATTGATCTAGTCAGAAGGTGGATAAATTTCACTTGTTGTGTGTAAGATAGGGATAGAGACAGTTAGCAAACCGCAAATTTCTTTGTGTTGCTGCTATGCCGACTCAATTCTTAATCCGTCCATCCTTTTATTCATTAGTTACTGTTTAAGTTAATGACACAAAACACTCCCCTAATCGGTACCGCCTTAGTTGATAAAGTCAAAGAGCTAGGAAACCTCAGTAAAGAGGAAAAAGCCAGAGCTTGTGGCTACTATACTCAAACAAAAAATGGGATAGAACGAGTCAACATGATGAAATTCCTCAATGCCTTAATTGATGCTGAAGGAATTGAATTAGATAGCACCTCAGAAGGAATAGGAAGAGGTGGACGTTCCGCTAGCTATCGTATTAGTGTACAGTCTAATGGTAATCTTCTGATTGGCTCTGCTTACACAAAAAAAATGGGCTTAGAATCAGGAGATGAATTTGAAATTACTTTAGGTCGTAAACATATTCATCTCAAACAAGTAGGTGCATTTGATGAGGATGAAGAATAATGCACAGAGTTAATTGTTTAAACTTGAAGGTTCAAAAGCCAAAAAAATGGCGTTGTTTAGGCTCTAACTAAACAACGCTAACTAGATGAGTAAACTTGATAAATCTCCAGTGACGGGCTACTATTCTCCTGAGAATAGTAGCCTCCTTGTACTTTATTGTAGACCCAAACTACTCTTTTCGCCTAGATCCGATCCAATATTCTTCGGTTAAGACAGAAAATTTGATGGGATGGGAGATGTGGGTGTAGGGGCGGGTTTATTTAACATACTGATTAGAAGCTTAAATTTTTGCGAAAAACCCGCCCGTACGGGGAATGTGAGAAGACAATTTTCCCATCACCCCATCACCCCCTCTAGGGTCCCGAAAAAATTGCCGCCTCAATATCCTTACGACTCAAAGAATATTTAAACGAGCGATTAATATTAAGTCCGCCTTCTGCGGCATGGAGATAACATACGGCTAATTCTTCAAATTCTAAGCTCAGTTGAGCGTGCCAACTGGGATATTTAACCATCCAACAGTTAAGATTTTCTGGATCTTGTTGACAACCCAACTCCGATAGCCATTGTTCAATGTCAGGAAGGGGATGGTTATACAGAGGAGTGTCTGAGGGAGGAAGTGTCATTTCAGTTACCAGTTACCAGTTATCAGTTATCAGTTACTACCGCCAACAAGTCGGTAGCTTAAAACAAGCAATATTTTTATTTCTATCCCCTTGAAAGAGGAGGTTTGAAACCTCTTTTTTGGGTAAATTTTACCGAAAAATTAAGGAGGTTTGAATTGATAAATAAGTTTGAGGTAAAGCACTTGGGGGAATAATTTCATCCCCTCGCCAAAGTCCAATGGCGATCGCCAAGAGCAAACATCCCACAAATGTCAGTCCAAGAATAAACAGGGCAAAAATTTCACCGGCCGATAGAGGACGATCATTAGCATCAAGATAAGCTGAATTAGAGGTAGGATACCCAGAAGCAGACGAATCATTCTCCGTAGGAGATTGAATCACATTCCAACGGGAATACCCAATTTTAAGATCATACAGCGATCGCCGCTCTGGATTACTCAGAGTTCCATAAGCTTCATTTAACCGTTGAAATTTAGCGATCGCCAATTCTGAGGGCAAATTAGTCGTATCAGGATGGTAAAGTTTACTTAACTCCCGATAAGCGCGTCGAATTTCCATAACGGAAGCGGACGGATGAAGCCGTAGAATAGCATAGTAGCTACTGGCAAACCGTGTCTGAGCGGGAATCTTCCGTGAGGTTGATTGTGCTGTAGTCTGCTGCTGAGTCACAAGATTTTCTCAACTATCTTTTGTGCTGTCTATTGTAACGAAAGTCCACAACAAAGGTATCAATGTTCATAGATTTAATGCAATCTCACCCCAAATCTGTTTGGAAACCCTTACTTAAAGGATGTATCGCTTGTTTACTAACGCTATGGTTCAGTTTAGGGCTGTGGGGAATGGTTCCTGCTGCGGCTAGTATCGATGATGATCGCCTTGATGGCAATATTTTTGTCGTTTATGCGGGTAACGGTTCTCTGGTTCCGGCTAAATTGACTTTAAGTGATTCTTTGGCACGAAAAATGCCCACTATTCTAGTGTATTATCTTGATGACAGTAGCGATTGTAAGCAATTTGCGATTGTTGTTAATCGATGGCAAGAATTTTACGGCCGTGCGGCGAATATTATTCCTATTAGTGTGGATGGAATTCCTATTAAGGATAATTATACCCCTCAAGAAGCTGGCTACTATTACAAAGGAATTATTCCCCAAACAGTTGTTTTAAATCAAGAGGGCAAAGTTGTCTTTGATGGTCAAGGACAAGTTCAATATGAGGCGGTTGATAAGGTTTTACGAGAAGTGTTTGATTTATTACCCCGTGAGGCATCTGTAGAATTAAAACGCCGTAGCTTTAATGAATTTAACACTGAATTAGTTGAAGAATAAGTTCATTATTGATTAGCCGTAAACCCAACAAATCCGGATCAGGTTGTTGGGTTTTATTCCATCAAACTCAAATAATATGATTCAATTTGGTGCAAAGACCCAAAGAAAAACCCAAAGATAAGTAAAATCATTATTTTATAAAGTAAATCTTAAGATTGAAGCAAAAGTTACCATTACATGACAGACTAAACTCAGGTTAAAACTTAATTTCTACTTAACCCAAGGGCGGTCATTCCTTTTTTGACTTATTTTTGGGGCTTTTAGACTAAATTGTTAACGATAGTTAAGGAACTTATAGTCCGATATTGAACAAATAATATTCTTTGTTCCATTTTAAGTA
This window encodes:
- a CDS encoding response regulator transcription factor, which codes for MRAVLLVEDSPAQQAMISRILKKNGWRVIVANDGFEALESLQKGSPDLIVLDIVMPGINGYEVCRRLKSDPKTQNVPVVMCSSKGEEFDRYWGMKQGADAYIAKPFEDIELVGTIKQLLRQ
- a CDS encoding response regulator → MQGTLNEIDLRSILQLIELGQRTGELLVEAYGTSPLEYIQGDQTSGGNSVTPIASGSSGEFWLIFFVNGQIVYTVEGSSHQGSRLRDYLYRYRAEIPLNKLGNSTLETNNDLEYAYLWQLIESNLLTPDQGRNLIHSMVHETLFDVLSLSQGAFIFEMGMAFDPLLTNLEISPLVTQIMKEVRQWKQLHPHIQSSNQYLVITDGVKLQKALPEKAYEQLSGWAKKKTSLRQISRYLQRDLVPLAKGIYPYVERGWLHLGENSDDRPLGSTSTWEWTQTRQTPHIVCIDDDLTIGKKVESILTHNNYRSSIISDPLQALSQVFELKPDVILCDIAMPKLDGYEICTMLRHSSTFRHTPIIMLTGKEGFTDRIRARMVGSTDYLTKPFGEQELLLLLEKYGKP
- the hmpF gene encoding pilus motility taxis protein HmpF, whose product is MLYLAEVKKQTRAFMSSSRTEIKLLACQHNDQTWSAVPGEEIVSLEELDQLGEGALLMLNLGNNRQIQGRPELAGPELVRQLQKLSRLSEKLKDQQEEIEQWKQSLTIQSQELSRREMEMEARFEQLEDVEKDLAQIERRRQEANLPWDKIQQTQQGVQAFQSRFGTMLNLAPEQEQKLEQLMNRLADSGQGTDALDQPLKLTLEAIETQQQILNGFWRQLETLKTQVGQQQQQLAHQGERLNQRLEELEGTRISLEQSKIQFALEQHILNHKQELLGKITLDLQTNQDLQDTLEQITSGTGDVQVDLKVDLVALENMPLRELETIINSLQAELDKLVQFVNDQEEELTVQCEAVQALKENLAKAGAYDRITIENELTEEQERKEFLDETLVGQRRNLKERQGILWEHLRVLRRRQGVIDFDGGSSTVNVEPVLLQLQEMQDNTKQERQKLESEIQPLKESLQQIQRMINQLDDEQNRKTQQLKTEQENWQQAQIKVAQMQMSLGLYEEALQPLQNQLDDMKHHLGILAQWLNP
- the cbiB gene encoding adenosylcobinamide-phosphate synthase CbiB translates to MNTIVTPIILALAAILDYIIGDPWGWLHPVQVMGWVISRSSQFILSTCQGKWQRRWAGIVLGLGLIIGSGIVGWGIVEVARNFHLILGIGTQTILLASCFALKSLRLAAQDVLEPLIKGNIDQAKIKLSQYVGRDTENLSETEILRAVLETVSENATDGVTAPLFYAIAGAFFPPVGSVPLALAYKAASTLDSTIGYYKEPFTDLGWFSAKCEDFLTWFPCRLTVLTLALMSGRPRSILSICRRDAPQDPSPNSGWSECVYAAILGVQLGGINTYQGIIKQKPLLGNPQYPITIKTIEQALQLTRLCFLLWLILGMVGLNYEL
- a CDS encoding GFA family protein, whose product is MMQQCITYEGGCHCGAVRFRLEVNIYEALDCNCSICGKKGFLHLLVRPEQFTLLQGSDQLTTYTFNTKIAKHTFCSVCGIHSFYHPRSHPDWIDVNIRCLDGDLLSKFKIIPFDGVHWEENVENITTLESGS
- a CDS encoding Rrf2 family transcriptional regulator; translation: MKLTTRSHYSVKALLDLSLQPNYGPTSVKAIARRQDLPAPYLEKLLIEMRRFGLVNSLRGSQGGYQLARQPSQISLGQILEAVGETIEPLPYYHPNRDQGSDWVTFSLWKRLHEKLKEALYKITLADLYYDARSWQASLGEATSFVV
- a CDS encoding AbrB family transcriptional regulator, coding for MTQNTPLIGTALVDKVKELGNLSKEEKARACGYYTQTKNGIERVNMMKFLNALIDAEGIELDSTSEGIGRGGRSASYRISVQSNGNLLIGSAYTKKMGLESGDEFEITLGRKHIHLKQVGAFDEDEE
- a CDS encoding DUF3143 domain-containing protein, encoding MTLPPSDTPLYNHPLPDIEQWLSELGCQQDPENLNCWMVKYPSWHAQLSLEFEELAVCYLHAAEGGLNINRSFKYSLSRKDIEAAIFSGP
- a CDS encoding J domain-containing protein is translated as MTQQQTTAQSTSRKIPAQTRFASSYYAILRLHPSASVMEIRRAYRELSKLYHPDTTNLPSELAIAKFQRLNEAYGTLSNPERRSLYDLKIGYSRWNVIQSPTENDSSASGYPTSNSAYLDANDRPLSAGEIFALFILGLTFVGCLLLAIAIGLWRGDEIIPPSALPQTYLSIQTSLIFR
- a CDS encoding thylakoid membrane photosystem I accumulation factor, with the translated sequence MFIDLMQSHPKSVWKPLLKGCIACLLTLWFSLGLWGMVPAAASIDDDRLDGNIFVVYAGNGSLVPAKLTLSDSLARKMPTILVYYLDDSSDCKQFAIVVNRWQEFYGRAANIIPISVDGIPIKDNYTPQEAGYYYKGIIPQTVVLNQEGKVVFDGQGQVQYEAVDKVLREVFDLLPREASVELKRRSFNEFNTELVEE